A stretch of the Lolium perenne isolate Kyuss_39 chromosome 3, Kyuss_2.0, whole genome shotgun sequence genome encodes the following:
- the LOC127338212 gene encoding monosaccharide-sensing protein 2-like, which yields MDDLAAPLTDGLASVPPANATPSRHGSSGFSLSAYKRVWRTMLPDFAHIDGAVLFGLVASIGNLLQGWDNASIAGSMLYIKEEFNLQSMPMVEGAIMAMALFGATMITTISGMLADAFGRRMMLLVSAVLSFITAMMVIFWSQQVYMLLLTRLIMGFSIGLAVTLVPIYISEIAPSEIRGKLNTFPQLSGSLGMLLSYCMVFWMSLMPKSPSWLVRQGRVDEAKKVLQRLRRRQDVSGEIASLIEGTKIDQAPCLQEYKVRPKEIVNDTMVLNGEDSELYVLQEDLPRVAYMIKETTDENIVSSFTSHGASFFDPLVSLIGSVHESSLEGCNMFGEVEQQCATMWDEENQKGTTEDEPEHERDDMEENINDPLIDGSIGKERSELVTTHRRRGLLPSRKSGYIGGGWQLAWKSSDVFSNGQVQDCMDRVYLHEGVPNPEKKSSLDNSTDCKFTQATALVNKSVFHKDQFGSQNIDLHSSEKNLKGTKWGNLLEPGVKRALIAGVGIQLLQQFAGINGILYYTPQILDQAGVGVLISSIGLSSTSASILMSALTTLLMLPFIGIAMWLIDRAGRRKLLLVTIPILVLALLVLIVVNIVDLSVGLHAALSTTSVIVYFCIFVMGFGPIPNIFCSEIFPARVRAICSAICSLTFWISDIIVTYTLPLMMSSLGFTGVFGLYAIVCILAMLFVYMRVPETRGMPLEVIAEFYALGPYWQADQKQKGDTKDKKSEETLEALR from the exons GTTCTATGCTCTACATAAAGGAGGAGTTCAACTTGCAGAGCATGCCAATGGTTGAGGGAGCTATCATGGCCATGGCACTTTTTGGTGCGACAATGATCACAACAATCTCAGGGATGTTGGCTGATGCATTTGGTAGGCGGATGATGCTATTAGTCTCGGCAGTATTATCCTTTATTACTGCGATGATGGTTATATTTTGGTCTCAACAAGTTTACATGTTACTACTCACGAGGCTTATTATGGGGTTCAGTATTGGTTTGGCAGTCACACTTGTCCCAATATATATCTCAGAGATTGCCCCTTCAGAGATAAGAGGAAAATTAAATACATTCCCTCAGTTAAGTGGTTCTTTAGGGATGTTATTATCCTATTGTATGGTGTTTTGGATGTCCCTAATGCCTAAG TCTCCAAGTTGGCTTGTGAGGCAAGGAAGGGTCGATGAAGCAAAGAAAGTTTTACAAAGACTACGAAGAAGGCAAGATGTCTCAG GTGAAATTGCGAGTCTTATTGAAGGCACAAAAATTGATCAGGCTCCGTGTTTACAAGAGTACAAAGTTAGACCGAAGGAAATTGTAAATGATACAATGGTTTTAAATGGAGAAGACTCTGAACTGTATGTCCTTCAAGAAGATTTACCTCGTGTTGCCTATATGATTAAGGAAACCACAGATGAAAATATTGTTAGTTCTTTCACTAGTCATGGAGCATCCTTTTTTGATCCACTTGTTAGCCTTATTGGGAGTGTACATGAGAGTTCCCTTGAG GGATGCAATATGTTTGGTGAAGTAGAACAACAATGTGCAACTATGTGGGATGAGGAGAATCAAAAAGGAACCACAGAGGATGAACCAGAACATGAAAGAGATGATATGGAGGAGAATATCAATGATCCACTGATTGATGGTTCAATAGGCAAAGAAAGAAGTGAATTGGTTACAACGCACAGAAGAAGAGGTTTGCTTCCTTCTCGGAAAAGTGGCTATATTGGTGGAGGTTGGCAACTAGCATGGAAATCTTCTGATGTGTTTTCAAATGGACAAGTACAAGATTGTATGGACCGAGTATACTTGCATGAAGGTGTGCCAAACCCAGAAAAGAAATCCAGTTTGGATAATTCAACAGATTGCAAATTCACACAAGCTACTGCTTTGGTTAATAAGTCCGTTTTTCACAAAGATCAGTTTGGAAGTCAGAACATTGATCTTCACTCGTCGGAGAAAAACTTGAAAGGCACAAAATGGGGTAATCTATTAGAACCTGGAGTAAAGCGTGCATTGATAGCGGGTGTTGGAATACAGTTACTTCAGCAG TTTGCTGGAATCAACGGCATTCTGTATTATACTCCACAGATACTTGACCAAGCTGGTGTTGGGGTTCTTATTTCCAGTATTGGTCTCAGTTCAACTTCTGCATCTATTCTTATGAGTGCCCTTACGACATTATTGATGCTTCCCTTTATTGGTATTGCAATGTGGCTCATTGATCGAGCGGGCAGAAG GAAGCTGCTTCTTGTCACCATACCGATCTTGGTACTAGCGCTACTTGTTTTGATTGTCGTCAACATTGTGGACTTGAGTGTTGGATTACATGCTGCCCTTTCAACAACAAGTGTCATCGTATACTTTTGCATATTTGTGATGGGATTTGGTCCAATACCCAACATTTTTTGTTCGGAAATCTTCCCTGCCAGAGTCCGAGCCATTTGCTCTGCTATATGCAGCCTCACATTTTGGATAAGTGATATCATTGTTACATACAcccttcctctaatgatgagctCTCTCGGCTTTACTGGTGTTTTCGGGTTATATGCGATCGTTTGCATTTTGGCCATGTTATTTGTGTATATGAGAGTGCCAGAAACAAGAGGCATGCCGCTTGAAGTCATTGCAGAGTTCTACGCGCTTGGGCCATACTGGCAAGCGGACCAAAAACAGAAGGGGGATACCAAGGACAAGAAATCTGAAGAAACACTTGAAGCACTAAGATAG